DNA sequence from the Roseibium sp. HPY-6 genome:
CTATGAATCCGTCCCGATTGGTCAGGATGCTCTGCTGAAAACGCTGAGGGCCCGCAGAGCGGATCAGCCCGGCGGCGAGGGTCACGCCGTCATAGACCAGGCTGGCGTTGCGTGGCGGTGGTGAACCGTACGTGCTCTGGTATCGCTGTGCGAAGCCCTGAAAGCCCTTGTCTTCTGGACCGGCAAACCAGGCGCCTGTAAGTATCTGGTTGTTCTTGACCTGCGCCGAATCCCATTGGCCGGAACCAAGCAGCTTGACGTTGCCGATGCTTGCGCCCTGGCTCACCAGCGTTTGCATAACCAGTGACGGAACAGTTCCTCCAGCCGGTACGAACAGGGCGTCGATACTGTTTATGACGGAGTTGAGCGAAGAGGCCTTGGCAACGAGGTCGGAAGTATCCGATACGGTCATCCGGTAACGTTGTATGGTCGCGATCCTGCCGCCGCCGCGTCCGACTTCCTGACGGAAAGCGGCTTCGGCGACTGCGCCGTAAGAGCCTTCCGGAATAAGCGCCGCGTAGGACCTTTTCTGCTGACTGTTGGCATATCCGATGATGCGCTTGATGTCGGTCTCTGGCAGGAAACTCAGCAGATAGACGCCGCGCGCAGCGACGGACGTGTCCGTTGAAAATGCGATGACAGGCACGCCGGTTGCACGCGCTGCAGCTGCCGCACCTGAAACTGCCGGTGCAAAGACGGGGCCCAGGATCAGCTCCGCACCTTCTGAAATGGCGGACTGTGCCGCGCTACGCCCGCCTTCAGCCGTGCCGCCGGTGTCCTTTACCAGCAACTGGACGTCGGCGTTTGGAAAATTTTGGAGCGCGAGCGCAGCAGAGTTCTTGAATACCGTTCCGATGGAGGCGTTACCGCCGCTGCTGCCCAGAGGCAGGAGCAGACCGACGCGTACGCTGCCGGTTCCGATGACTTCGCCTGTCGTCTCCGGTTGGCCGGTCGGCTGAACCTGATCGCCCGGGAGCGACCCGAGCGAGGAACCAAGGCATCCGGAAAGGGCGAGCGCGCTGCTGCAGGCGAGCGCCACTTTCAGGAACTGCCGTCTCTGTTGCTGTCCGGTTTTGCACCGCATTGCACTTGCCATTTTTATTTTTCCACCGAAGGGAAGACTTACGGTTTCACCGGAAGAATGTCCAGTTTTAGCGGCTTTTCAGTGGCATATCTGCTTTAAGAACAGTGGATTTACCTTGCATCAGGCACCCACTGCGGTTAGCGCAGGCAGGAGACCCATATTCCGGCAGGAACAGAAGGGAGACTTCATGGGAACCGTCATCGCTGCGGACAAGAATCGCTACAGTCTCTCCGAACACGCCTTTTCCGCGCCAAATCTGGAGCCGGCGCTCTATATTGTGTCCACCCCGATCGGTAACCTTGGGGACATAACGGTCCGCGCGTTGGAAACGCTGGCCGCGAGTGCGCTGATTGCCTGCGAGGACACGCGTGTCACGGCAACCCTGACCCAGAAATTTAGCCTGAAGACCCCCCTCCTGGCCTATCACGAGCACAATGCCGAAAAGCAACGCCCCAGGATCCTTGCGGAACTCGATGCCGGTCAGGCCGTTGCCCTGGTCTCCGACGCCGGAACGCCACTGGTCTCCGATCCTGGCTACCGGCTTGTCCGCGCGGTTCTTGAAGCCGGATACGAAGTGATTCCGATCCCCGGCGCATCTGCGCCCCTTGCCGGGCTTGTCGCGTCAGGCTTGCCAAGCGACACGGTGCTCTTTGCCGGGTTCCTGCCGCAAAAAGGCGGCCCCAAATCCAAGCGGCTTGAGGAACTTTCGGCAATTCGTGCGACGCTGGTCTTCTTCGAGTCGCCTCATCGGACCGGGGCAACACTGGAGCTGATGGCAAAGGTGCTTGGTGAAGGTCGGGACGCGGTTGTTGCGCGTGAGCTCACCAAGCGCTTTGAGACCTTTGAGCGCGGTTCGCTTGCAGAACTGGCCGGGCGGTTCGAGGAAACGCAGGTCAAGGGCGAAATCGTCATCCTCGTCGGACCGCCGGAAGACAAGCCCGAAGCCGAGGTCTCCGATCTTGACGCCCTTCTGATCGAAGCTCTGAGTGACATGCCGGTCAGCGCGGCGGCAAAGAAAGTCGCCAGGGCGACCGGCCTTGACCGGAACGATGTCTATAAGCGGGCACTCGATCTGAAATCGGGAGGAACCTGAGCTTGCAGGGCGGCAACAGGCCGGACAGACGCCGCAAGGCGTATGCGCTGGGTCTGAACGCGGAGACCTGGGCGGCCTGGTATCTGCGTCTGACCGGATGGCGGATCCTAAAGCACAGGTATAAGACGAAAGCCGGCGAAATCGACCTGATTGCCAAGAAACGAAAAACGGTCGCCTTTGTTGAAGTGAAAGCGCGCAAGACGCGAGAGGCTGCGCTGGAGGCCGTCACGCCGGCGAGCCAGAAGCGCATTTCACGCGCGGCAAGGATCTTCGTCGCCGAACACCCGAAGGCCGGGTTTTTCACGCTCCGCTTCGACATTGTCGTTATCCGTCCCTGGGCGTTGCCGGAGCGCATCGAAAGTGCTTTCGAGGCTTGGGAATAGGCTGAATATTTCAAACTTCGATAAAGGGGGCGTCCGGGGACAGCGTTTCAAGGTTCGCGTAACAAAGTTGCGACCTCCGGCCACTGGACAAAGCGCGATCGCCAACGCATATCTGGACCAATCGTTCTGAAATCCCCCTGCGCTTGTCAGCGCCCCTGCCGGGAGTTGCTTCATGGCTTTGAAAGTAGCGGTCCAGATGGATCATATCTCGTCGATCAACATCGCGGGCGACAGCGCCTTTGCCATGATGTTGGAGGCGCAGGCGCGAGGACATGAACTCTTTCACTATACGCCCGAGAGGCTGTCACTGCGTGGAGATGAGGTTTTCTGCGCCTTGGAACCGGTGCAAGTGCGTGACGAGAAGGGCAATCACTTCACGCTCGGTGACAAGACCCGGATGGACATGCGCGAGATGGATGTCGTGCTGATGCGTCAGGACCCGCCTTTCGATCTGTCCTACATTGCCGCAACCCATATTCTTGAAAAAATCCACCCGGACACGCTGGTTGTGAACGATCCGAGAGAAGTTCGCAACGCGCCAGAAAAACTCTTTGTCACCGACTTCGCCGACCTGATGCCGCCGACGCTGATCACGAAGGATCGGGCGGAGATTGATCTCTTTCGCGAAGAATATGGCGACATCGTCATGAAGCCGTTGTTCGGGCATGGTGGAGCCGCCGTCTTCCGCATCACGCGGGATGATCTCAACTACGGCTCACTCTATGACTTCTTCGATGCCACGTTCCGCGAGCCCTGGGTGATTCAGCAGTTCCTGCCCAATGTGAAGCATGGCGACAAGCGCATCCTGCTCGTTGACGGCGAATTTGCCGGCGCGGTCAATCGTGTACCTGCCGAAGGCGACCTGCGCTCGAACATGGTGCGCGGTGGTGCTCCGACCGACAGCGATCTGACAGAAACCGAGCGCGGCATCTGCGCCCGCCTTGGACCCAGCTTAAAGGAAAAGGGGCTGATACTGGTTGGCATCGACGTGATCGATGGGCGTCTGACGGAAATCAACGTCACCGCACCGACCGGCATCCGCGCCATCCAGAATCTCGGTGGCCCGGACGTTGCAGCCATGGTCTGGGATGTTCTGGAAAAGAAAGTGCGGCGTTGAGAAAGACTGATAGGCGCACAGACACAAAAAAACCTCCGCGCGAACGCGGAGGTGAAAGTTAGTGTGCTTAGACAATGCAACAGAGGGCCTACACGGCAGCCTCTGTAAAACAAAACCCACCGAGGCCGTTGTTCTTCCACGGAAAATCAAAAAAAATTCGAAAAAATTTCAGAGGCTTAGCGGGTATTCGTGAAAGTTCAATTAAATCAGATAGTTACAAAATTGGCTGTGAAAAAATTTTTTGAAAATATAAAAAATACAATTACTTAGGCAACAGAGGGTTGTGCGTCGATGGCCAAAATCCGTCCCAAAATGAAACGTTTCTTCTCAAAAGCTCCAAATCACTAACGAGCAACCGGAAAATAAAAAACGGAACCGCCTCTCAAGATGAAAGGCGGTCGATGTGAAATGCAGTTGATTGTCGGATCCCGGCCTATTCGGCAGCCTCGGTGTTCAGAACGCCTCGGCGGATCTGGTCTTCCTCGATCGACTCGAACAGGGCTCGGAAATTGCCCTCGCCGAAGCCTTCATCGCCTTTTCTCTGGATGAACTCGAAGAAGATCGGTCCGATAACGGTCTTGGAAAAAATCTGCAGCAGGATTTTTGTCATGCCGCCGTCGATGACGCCTTCGCCGTCAATCAGGATACCGTGCTGTTTCATGCGGTCGATCGGTTCGTCATGACCCTGAACCCGGTCGTGCGACATCTCGTAGTAGGTTTCCGGGGGTCCCGGCATGAACTTCAGTTCGTTGGCAGCCAGCTTGTCGGTGCTGTCATAGATGTTGTCTGTGCCGACCGCGATGTGTTGGATACCCTCGCCGCGATATTTCTTGAGGAACTCTTCGATCTGGCTCGTGTCGTCCTTGGACTCGTTGAGCGGAATACGGATCTTTCCGCAGGGGCTTGTGATTGCGCGGCTGACAAGGCCGGTGATGCGGCCATCAATGTCGAAGAAGTGGATCTGCTTGAAATTGAAGAGGTCGCGGTAGAAGTTCCACCACTTGTCCATATTGCCGCGAAAGACATTGTGGGTGAGATGGTCGAGATAATAGAAGCCGACGCCTTCAGGTTTAGGATCGACGTCATCCAGCCAGTTAAAGTCGGCAGAATAGGTTGACCCCTTTTCGCCATAGGTGTCGACGAAATAGAGCAATGATCCGCCGATGCCGACAATAGCCGGTACGTCCAGCGTCTTGTCATCGCCTTCATAGGGCGTCGCACCGTTTGCCACCGCATGCTTGTAGGCATGTTCAGCGTCCACAACACGCCAGGCCATTGCGGGTGCGCAAGGGCCGTGCTCATCGACGAACTTCATGCCATGGCTGCCGGCTTCCGCGTTCAGCACGTAGGTGATGTCGCCCTGCCGGTACAGAGTGATGTTCTTGGTCTTGTGCCTCGCAACCGGCTGATATCCCATCCGGCGGAACAATGCGTCCAGTTTCTCCGGTTCCGGATGTGCAAATTCCACGAATTCGAAGCCGTCTGTTCCGGCAGGATTTTGAGGCGTTATCTGCGCCGGCGGCGCATCGTGCGGAAACGGTCCCATCGGGTGTCCTCCTTTGAAGAGCGGTCATTGAAAAAAGAATGCCGCGAAGAACGCGCAGGGTGTGTGCAATCCACGTGATTTCGCGTAAACTTATGCACAGAGCGTGTGCCAATAAGAAAGAAAACGCATGAACGATGCGCTAGACGGTTACGACGTGAAGCTGCTTGCTGCTCTTCAGGAAAATGCCGCACTGACCAATGCCGAACTGGGCGAAGTCATCAACCTCTCGCCAAGTCAGGTCTCCAGGCGGCGGCAGAAACTGGAAGAGAACGGGGTCATTCGCCGTTATCGGGCAGCTCTCAGTCCGGACGCGCTCGGGCTGACGGTGACTGCCTATATCGGCGTTACGCTGGGCGCGCATAGCAAGGAAAATGCGCGAAAATTCCGGAATGTGGTGATAGCCATGCCGGAGGTGCAGGAAGCGCACACGCTGACAGGCGACGTCGATTACATGCTGAAGATCATTGTCCCGGATCTCAAGAGCCTGAGCCGCATCATCAACGATGATCTGTTGCCGCAGGAGGCGGTCCAGCATGTGCGGTCCTCCATCGCGATGGAAACACTGAAGGACGACAACTTGCTGCCTTTGAAATAGAAGCGACTCGGGTCTCGGATCCCGCATCGCTGGAGTTGACCTGTGCCCTATGGGCCTTACAGACCGAACAGCTTGATCAGGTCCGACCAGAAGTCCTTGCGAAGGCCGGGCAGTTCCTGTGCCGGATTTCCCTCAACATCGGCCAGGCAAACGTCCGAATAGCCTTTTTCTGCAGAGATCAGGCATCCGCTTACTGGAAGACCCTCGGGGTGTGTGTAGAGCCGCGTGCCGGCGCTCGTCTTGTAAAGAAGAAGAGGTCGATCTAGACCGCCAACGGTTTTGAAGACAAAGGTCGGATACTTGGCGCCTGTGGGAAGGCCGCGATCCTGAACGACGTGAACATAAACCTGTTCGTCCGGTCGTTCGGAACGCACTGCGGGTCCATGGAACGACACGAGTTTTCCCGTTGAGCTTACGCCCTCAGAAGCCAGCATCTCGACAAAAGAGTCCTTCAAATCGCCGTCTTGAACTGCAGTATAGGGATCTGCCTTTTCGCTGGAAAACGCAGGTGCCGAAGTGCTTGCGCAGACAAAGGCAGCCAAGGCCAATTGAGCGATCGGCAGTGCT
Encoded proteins:
- the rsmI gene encoding 16S rRNA (cytidine(1402)-2'-O)-methyltransferase; protein product: MGTVIAADKNRYSLSEHAFSAPNLEPALYIVSTPIGNLGDITVRALETLAASALIACEDTRVTATLTQKFSLKTPLLAYHEHNAEKQRPRILAELDAGQAVALVSDAGTPLVSDPGYRLVRAVLEAGYEVIPIPGASAPLAGLVASGLPSDTVLFAGFLPQKGGPKSKRLEELSAIRATLVFFESPHRTGATLELMAKVLGEGRDAVVARELTKRFETFERGSLAELAGRFEETQVKGEIVILVGPPEDKPEAEVSDLDALLIEALSDMPVSAAAKKVARATGLDRNDVYKRALDLKSGGT
- a CDS encoding Lrp/AsnC family transcriptional regulator; the protein is MNDALDGYDVKLLAALQENAALTNAELGEVINLSPSQVSRRRQKLEENGVIRRYRAALSPDALGLTVTAYIGVTLGAHSKENARKFRNVVIAMPEVQEAHTLTGDVDYMLKIIVPDLKSLSRIINDDLLPQEAVQHVRSSIAMETLKDDNLLPLK
- a CDS encoding penicillin-binding protein activator; this encodes MASAMRCKTGQQQRRQFLKVALACSSALALSGCLGSSLGSLPGDQVQPTGQPETTGEVIGTGSVRVGLLLPLGSSGGNASIGTVFKNSAALALQNFPNADVQLLVKDTGGTAEGGRSAAQSAISEGAELILGPVFAPAVSGAAAAARATGVPVIAFSTDTSVAARGVYLLSFLPETDIKRIIGYANSQQKRSYAALIPEGSYGAVAEAAFRQEVGRGGGRIATIQRYRMTVSDTSDLVAKASSLNSVINSIDALFVPAGGTVPSLVMQTLVSQGASIGNVKLLGSGQWDSAQVKNNQILTGAWFAGPEDKGFQGFAQRYQSTYGSPPPRNASLVYDGVTLAAGLIRSAGPQRFQQSILTNRDGFIGIDGLFRFKSNGLNERGLAVYQITGRGTEVISPAPRDFRTGF
- the gshB gene encoding glutathione synthase, which produces MALKVAVQMDHISSINIAGDSAFAMMLEAQARGHELFHYTPERLSLRGDEVFCALEPVQVRDEKGNHFTLGDKTRMDMREMDVVLMRQDPPFDLSYIAATHILEKIHPDTLVVNDPREVRNAPEKLFVTDFADLMPPTLITKDRAEIDLFREEYGDIVMKPLFGHGGAAVFRITRDDLNYGSLYDFFDATFREPWVIQQFLPNVKHGDKRILLVDGEFAGAVNRVPAEGDLRSNMVRGGAPTDSDLTETERGICARLGPSLKEKGLILVGIDVIDGRLTEINVTAPTGIRAIQNLGGPDVAAMVWDVLEKKVRR
- a CDS encoding YraN family protein, giving the protein MQGGNRPDRRRKAYALGLNAETWAAWYLRLTGWRILKHRYKTKAGEIDLIAKKRKTVAFVEVKARKTREAALEAVTPASQKRISRAARIFVAEHPKAGFFTLRFDIVVIRPWALPERIESAFEAWE
- the hppD gene encoding 4-hydroxyphenylpyruvate dioxygenase, with amino-acid sequence MGPFPHDAPPAQITPQNPAGTDGFEFVEFAHPEPEKLDALFRRMGYQPVARHKTKNITLYRQGDITYVLNAEAGSHGMKFVDEHGPCAPAMAWRVVDAEHAYKHAVANGATPYEGDDKTLDVPAIVGIGGSLLYFVDTYGEKGSTYSADFNWLDDVDPKPEGVGFYYLDHLTHNVFRGNMDKWWNFYRDLFNFKQIHFFDIDGRITGLVSRAITSPCGKIRIPLNESKDDTSQIEEFLKKYRGEGIQHIAVGTDNIYDSTDKLAANELKFMPGPPETYYEMSHDRVQGHDEPIDRMKQHGILIDGEGVIDGGMTKILLQIFSKTVIGPIFFEFIQRKGDEGFGEGNFRALFESIEEDQIRRGVLNTEAAE